Within the Streptomyces sp. R41 genome, the region GAACGAAGTGTCTTACCGGGATGGCATGTCGGGCGAGGCCCGTGCTGATCTCGCGCCAGTACTGCTCGACCAGGACAGTCATGGGCATCACCAGAGTGCCGCCGGTGTAGTCGAGTACGCGGCGGGCGGTCTCGACGACGAGCGGCCGCCACGGCGGCCAGTGCTGGAAGTTGTCCGTCCTGGGCAGCCCCGGGCTGATGTCCATGAGTGTCTCGCCGACCTTCTCGGCGTCGAACACCCGTGAATCCGGGATCAGTTGCTGCACAAATGCACTGGTCGTCGTCTTGCCTGCGCCGTGGGTGCCATTGAGCCATACGATCACGGGACCCAACGCTAGCGCCGTGCGGGCCGCGGGAACGGGCACGGCAGAAATCCGGTACGGTTCGGCGTTTCCCAGGGTGTGGTGGTGTCAATCATCGAGATCAGGTGTCACCTATCTCGCATGACAAGGACAAATCACACAGCGTGTCTTTGTGGCCCTGGCAGGTTGGACGCGGTCATGTGTTCGGTCAGGCAGCCTCTGTCCAGGCTTTGCGGGCGAGCAGTTGAATCT harbors:
- a CDS encoding ATP-binding protein, which gives rise to MIVWLNGTHGAGKTTTSAFVQQLIPDSRVFDAEKVGETLMDISPGLPRTDNFQHWPPWRPLVVETARRVLDYTGGTLVMPMTVLVEQYWREISTGLARHAIPVRHFVLHADQDTLRGRIEGATPVPSPFRLKYLEPYAEAARTWLHGEAEVVDTTHLTPAQAALQIAEAVKS